The Stenotrophomonas indicatrix DNA segment ATGGGATACCTGCTGCTTGAACGCAACATTCCCGCCCCTTCAATGGACTGCGGTCGATTCGTCATCCAGACCACCTGAACAACCAGTCGAGCATGGCTCGACTCTACATACCCGGCCATCGCCCAAAACAAAACGGGCACCCTTGCGGGCGCCCGTTCTGGTGATACCAGGCCTTGCGGCGTGGGATCAGGCCTTTTCGGCTTCAACCACGACCTTGACGGTGGTCTCGACGTCCGCGTGCAGGTGCACCAGGACTTCGTACTCGCCAATGTTGCGGAAGGCGCCTTCGCCCAGGATGACTTCGCTCTTGCTCAGCGGCAGGCCGGCAGCGGTGAAGGCATCGGCGATTTCGCGGGCGCCGACCGAGCCGTACAGCTTGCCTTCGGTCGAAGCGTTGGCGGCGACGGTCACGCTCGCGCCTTCCAGCTTGGCCTTGCGGGCTTCAGCGTCGGCGTGGATGGACTGGGCCTTGGCTTCGTAATCAGCGCGCTTGGCTTCGAACTCGGCCTTGTTGCTCTCGGTGGCCGGAACGGCCTTGCCCTGCGGCACGAGGAAGTTACGGCCGTAGCCCGGCTTCACGTCGACCAGGTCGCCGAGGTTGCCGAGGTTGGTGACTTTCTGCAGGAGGATCAGCTGCATGGTATTGCTCCAGATAAGTTATTCGTTAGCGAGGCGCGGGCCCCGCAACAAAGGCTGTCCGAATAGCTGGCACAGCGGGGGCAGCGCGAAGCTGCCCCGCCGGCATCAGACGTCGTGGTTGTCGGTGTACGGAATCAGGGCCAGGAA contains these protein-coding regions:
- the rplI gene encoding 50S ribosomal protein L9, with the protein product MQLILLQKVTNLGNLGDLVDVKPGYGRNFLVPQGKAVPATESNKAEFEAKRADYEAKAQSIHADAEARKAKLEGASVTVAANASTEGKLYGSVGAREIADAFTAAGLPLSKSEVILGEGAFRNIGEYEVLVHLHADVETTVKVVVEAEKA